The window GATTTTTAAATATGTTACAAATCACGTAGGCTATCACAAGGAGGGAAGCTGGTAAAAATGACAGAGACCAGGATATGGGACAGTATGACTGGTTTCATGTTTGACATTATTAGAAATATTAATTATAATGAAATACAATATGTATTAACAACATCTATACCTTCTTATTACAGAGAAATCAAGATGGCAAAAACTTTCTGGATTCATCTTGCATTAATCGCCATTCTCATATTGATGGTAGCCTCTAAGAAAGGGGGGAAAAGTAAAGGTGGTGGCTGGAGTTCTGGAACCAACCGAAATCCAAGCAACCCAGGAAACACTGGAAGCAATTGGAACCCCAGTCACACAGGCAATACTGGGGGCAACTGGAACCCCCATCCCCCCAACCCTGGTTGGAATACTGGTGGTGGCTGGGGAAATAACTATAATCCAGCAGGGAGCAACTATAATAAGCAGATGAAGCCTCCTAAAACCAAGACCAACATGAAAATGGTGGCTgcaggggctgctgcaggggcacTTGGAGGATTTGTCTTAGGTAATGCCATTAGCAACATGAGGTACAATTTTGACAATGATATGGACAGTCGGTATTACAACAGCTACCGAAACCAAATGCCCAATCAGGTTTACAGACCAACATACCAAGACAGGGCAAATGTGCCAGAAGAGAGATTTGTCACCGACTGCTACAACTCATCCATGACTGAATATGTGATTAAACCAAACGAGGGGAAGAATGTATCGGAAATAGACCAAACAGAAGTCAGAGTCAAGAGCACCATCATCCGGCAGTTGTGTGTTACCGAATACCGAAGGGGACCTCAGTATTCTCAAGCTTATGACTCCGggataaatctcctccttagTCAAAGTCTTACCTTCTTCATCACactttttgtatattttgtgGTTGAATGATAAAAAGGAATGCTCATAAGTGAAAAAACCTTCTGTATATATAGAGTAAACCAGTACAGATGCCCTGCTCCACTGCCTAAGCCAATATGTTATCTTCTGATTCCCTGTATCATTGGAATGTTATGGGATTCCCTACCAACATATGCTGTGTCCCATATTAGTGTATGCATCACACATCAGAGCTATACTATATTTTTAAGAAGAAGCGGTCAGTCAGTCTTGCTTGGCTACTGGTCTGAATCACCATGTTATTAATatgaacatttttattatttgtaaaaaaaaaaaaaaaaaaaaactgccttcactgtgtttttgtttatagatttttttttctctctctctttttgttTCAACTCCCCAGTTTCTTTTTTATTGCatggttattatattattatgattGGACATTATTGATCAGAACACATCAAGGCTATTGTTACTGTATATTTAGTTGCCTTGATGTCACTAAGGTATTTTAGGGGTTGTCATAAGTTGCAACGATTTTACAAAATAATAACAAAACACTGTCATCGAATCTCAGCAACATGTTGGACTGTAAAAATCAGCAAGACTGTTATACCGATGGACAATTGGTGAACAAAATGAAAGACCAACACTAACCAATATTGCATATAAAAATTTTGATCTAATTTCAGAatatttggctaaaaaaaaaaaaaaatttacatgaaTAAAGAAGCTTGTCAAGATGTCAAATGAGGAAACCCCCAAGATTTTTGTATCATATAGAGGCACGCTTACCTTTGCAGCCATATGCACCATCAAATATGTTGACTATGGTTGTTTCATGCCTTACCCATCTTTTGGTTGAGAGCAGTTGACATTCCAAATTTTTTACTTCCTATTGGCAAATAGTAAAAAAAGGAAGTCAGAAACATAAGAAATCTTTTGAAGGATATCAACATGATATGTGTTTTTACATGTCCAATCGTAAGATCTTTGTGAAATTGTTTGTAGAGTTGACCATCCTATAGATGACCAACAAAAATATGGACTCATTAAAATCTTTACATATTACAAACTTTTTGCCAGATGTTTTTGGTAGCTTAGGGTTCCTCCTTTGAGCCTCCTTGGCTAGGCACTTTGATCACTTATGATCTAGAGGAGGATTTGTATGTGTTAATGGTAACCCATTACTTTCTATGGATGTTTGTGATATTCTGTAATACTTGGCTCTTGCCTCTTGCTCATTGAAGGGGGTCAAATTTAGCAAATCCTCCTCTATAAGCTTATTATAAGGATAGGGCCAAAGCAGTCATTGCCTTCAGTTGATtgcatatttaattttttatattatacaaaAGCTGTATGCTCACCTCTATTATAAATCTAAAGCACATACTCTGCAGATTATAATTTCCTGTCCCATTGACGTTTACAACTGGTTGCTTTGGGTTACTCCATCCTGCACCTGACTGCATGCCTATTGTCTCATTATTTGTACTGTACCAATACGAAATTTATGCTTTTCTTTCAGGGGGAAGTATCTCTTAAAATTCTGAGCTATGTTACTAAATTGATATATAATCGAACGAAACAGCCCCAACTTTGTTATTGCATTCCAATGAAAGTCTTAAAGCTTTGTAAAAACACACGTGTATACTAGTTCACTGCTTGTTGTGGGCCACTGAGCTACTGTATATAAAGGCTGTTTATAGGGTACTTACCTGCTACATCTGTGACACTTTTCATTATCATTACTATTTCTATTTGCCCCAATACGCagcatatatatgcatatatatatatatatatatatatatatatatatatatatatataaggaaacAATCTTCTACTATTAATGGGACCTTGATCAATTCCTTGTTGCTGGCAACACATTGGAcattggataagtagtgctgcaaatttctcatttatatatatatacatatatatatatatatatatatatatatacagtatatatatatatatatatatatatatatatatatatatatatatatatgaattatgCAAGCAGTGCAGGCAGCATGCTGTCTTTCTATATTGAATAAATGAGCATAATGCATAATTTATGTATATAACTTGATGTGAGCTCAACACTGCCAACATTACACAAGTATAGGGAACACCGTTTTGCTGTTTAAATAGTGAACTAGAAAAGCAAATGTTGTATTTGTACATATACTCAGAGGTGGTCCCATCATCTGCAGGAAATTACCATCATCGCAATCGCCACATCTTGAAGGTGCTTGCCTGGTGAGCCTTTATAGTTGCCAGATCAGCCATGTTGTACCTGCCATACATCAAGCACGATGCCATGCAGATAGCTTACGTGCATCCCTGCAGATTGTTCAGTGTCACAGTGGGTATTCATACATTTGCCTCTGTATTGAACTGTGTTCTTGTATCCTCAATGAGCATCTCTCATAATATAATGCATTCTGTTTCGCACGTTGTATGGAGCAGTTTATAATAAACTACTGTGGATTATACAGGCACTTGGGGTTGTTGTTGCCTTTATCCAGGACAAATGGCTTCACAGAAAGCCACTTAAATCctcttatagaaatcatggtaCATCTCCTGTAAATAGCCAAAGCATCTTAATGGTAAGGTATGACAGAGGTAAGTGCTGTTATTTGACAGGAAGAGGCATTAGGCACATAGCCAATAAAATTATTATAATGGGTTTGCTCCATCAAGCAGTGGATGGATAACTATGCTTCTGAAAAGACTAATTTATGTCACATGGTATTGGTGCATACATCAGGGAAACTAGTTTTACCTACTTACTATACTTATTTATCCAAGGGTAACTTGGTAATTTTAGGTTTGTTCCTGATGAAAAACCTTTGGACGTGCAGGTGAGTGTCCGAAGGTTCTATGAGCTATTGACACTACTAGAAAACCATCTAATGGGTGTATAGTAACCCTGGTTAATACATGAACTAAGTGTTCCAGTTTTGGAATTCTTCAACCTTCTTCAGAATGTCAAGTTAGACTTTTTGCagttatttaaaggagtagtgtagctGTTATTTTTTATCCCATTGTGCCCAggctgtaaaagtaaaaaatctaaCTTTAACTCCCCCTCTGTAGTTCCCCCATTGTGCCGTTATAGCTCTTTGGTCCTCCGGttccggtcttcttcctgcttccatcAAACTAcgatcagcgtatcaccggccgcagcaatgtcccacctcggctggtgctgcagtgtcatgtaaggagccttctccctgctgcccggacctgttacatgacactgcgaTTAGCATATCCCCAGTCATGGCCggaccagtggcgtagctatagaggtcgcaacggtTGCCATGGCGACCGAGCCCCTTAGCCAGGGGGGCCGCCCTTGCCACAATCACATGATGACCGGCACCGCCATCATTTTAATTAATCAGTATGACAGCCGCTGCTACCAGACCTGTCCGTCTGGCAGCAGCGGAGTCAACATGAGGAGGACCTGGGGTGGGACCTGAGTAACTATCCCACCCCAGTGCCTTTCCGCCGCATTGAGtgagtggaggaggaggggcagggcaCGCACGGTGCTAACAGGAAGCCCTGCCTCTACCCTTCCGCAGTGACTGCCTGCTCATCCATATGCTCGGCCACTTGCCCACAGGACCCTTATGCACGCCCGCCCACAGGACCCTTATGCACGCCCGCCCGCAGGAACCTTATGCACGCCCACCCGCCTGCCCACAGGACCCTTATGCATGCCCGCCTGCCCACAGGACCTTTATGCACGGGCGCCCGCCCACCGGACCCTTATGCACGGCCGCCCGCAGGACGCTTCCCTATCCTCCCGCTAGCGGACCCCGCTATCCGGCCCGGTATGAGTATACCCTGCGCATTATAAATGTACGGCGATATAGCGCGCAGTGCCGTTCATTTATGGCATGGCTATGAAGTTAGCGCAGgaactcctgcgctcacttcatagtagTTGCGCATAGTGACATCCTGACGtcagaagccagtgttttccaaccatggtgccttcagctgttgtaaaactacaactctcagcatgcctggacagccaaaggttgtttgggcatgctgggatttgtagtttttgtctcctgctgttgcaaaactacaactcccagcatgcccggaaagccaaagcctttctgggcatgctgggagttgtagttttgcaacagctggaggtgccctggttggaaaacactggcttacagtaaaggtcttaaaggagtactccaggatgctaaaattgtcattcagactgccggcagtaaaataataaatatacatacctgtTGTTACTCCCCAGATGCCTCCAGTAACCCTCACCGGGATCCTTTTCCCGGTTGTCGGTGAGTAATACTACACTCAGCCAAtcacggccgcagcgaagtcccaccTTTGCCGGCAATGTGACTCacagaccaccggcaaccaggaaaaggattgcGGCGGAGGTCAGTGCGGGTTACTGGAGGCATCTGGGGAGCCACAacaggtatgtatatttattattttactgccggcagtctgaatgacaattttagcatcctggagtactcctttaagttagagaaaaaaatacataatggccctcatttactattgtaaacccgacctcttttgtcaggtttttttggcgcatctttgtctgcgccatgtcgcagacagtctgcgacacaatgcaacattttttcccgacggacccgatgtggattctcccaaacccgaaaaaggggcgtaacccgacatttctgagctttcccatgtatttataaaggtttacaaccagaatttgttgaattgttgtggattttttcccgacagctcagaggagttggaaaccaaaaccaacaaaacccacgtgcgacaaacaggatgcgacataataataaataccaggggaaaaaagcagtcgggtaagaaagcaacatagacttacaacccaattttcttagtaaatgagggccattgtggaaACCTCTCTTATCATAAATCATCCTGTACAGATTAACATTAGGGTAGGGTTATATGTaacagatctgcagcgtattttacgctgcggatccgccgatgacttggctctatagagtgcctcctgctgtttttccccctgtgtgctgctcacaacagcaatctgccactaacaagcagccacacagtGACCTGCGAGTCAGCGTGGGCACATGGTGTGTACTCTGAGACATCGTGGAGTGGCTTGTAGCTGCGGATTGCTGCTGTAAGCAGGACAcggggggaaaacagctggaggcacactacaggGTCAGGTCATTGATGGATCAGCAGAGTAACATACACTACTGATCTGTTACATGTggccctaccctaagggtgcattcacatgcgcgtctttttgctgcagatttgctctgacagattttgctgcccattcaattcaatgggtagcaaaatctaccacagcaaatatgcagcagaacATTTATTGAATCTGGggcggggtgggggtgggggatgggggggtattTGTGGGCTGCACATGTTCAGCCAACCTGAAGAATGGTATCTGCTTGTTCATGGGGTGatcatactgtatgtatgatgtgtgtgtatgtactgtatgtttggtgtgtgtgtatgtactgtatgtatgatgtttgtgtatatatgatgtgtgtgtatgtatgatgtgtgtatgtactgtatgtatgatgtgtgtgtatgtactgtatgtttgatgtgtgtgtatgtactgtatgtatgatgtttgtgtatatatgatgtgtgtatgtattatgcgtgtatgtactgtatgtatgatgtgtgtatgtttgaatgatgtgtgtgtatgtacggtatgcatgatgtatgaatgatagatgtgtgtaaacaagataTATGATGTGttgagatgtattatgcggggggatctggaggcggcgggtgtatgtatgatttgtgtatgcatgatgtgtgtgtgtatgtatgtattatgcatatgtggggggggcagaGGCGGCGTgtctatgatgtgtgtgtgtatgtactgtatgtatcaatggtgtgtgtgtatgtactgtatgtggcagtatgtatattcagggggtacagtaagttgcagtattatattcaggggatacagtgggtaGTAGTttcatattcaggggatacagtgtgtggaagtataatattcagggggtacagtaggaggcagtattatattcagggggtacagtaggaggcagtattatattcagggggtacagtaggtggcagtattatattcagggggtacagtgggtggcagtattataggcatgaggtacagtggatgatagttttatattcaggggataaagtgtgtggcagtattatattcagggggtacagtatttagcagaataataatgattactgtcttgatacaaaggatgaggatctactgacaaagtgaggagcctatgatgtccgggcatcagactctgcagagaagagggagatggaagaagtcctgacgtctgaaccagatgaagaagaaaagaaaagacaacagagaagatgtcactcaggtcacagatatcattatgtattctcctgactgttccatcagagctgtagtcactgatatcattgtgtattctcctgactgccccatcagagctgtagtcacagatatcattgtgtattctcctgactgtcctatcagctggagtcacttgtaagttccgcagtgatgatgggtgacgctgtaccctaatctgtggctctccatctgttgcaaaactacaactcccataatgcctgaggctctccagacatgatgggagttatagctttataacagcctgagagtaactggaaccaaggtgattgggtgattggtgggggtcccagcagttggaccccctccagaacaataggctgcttattcttaaatgtctgttttgtctgtctggccctgcctgttagtcacttatatagttgtgtattctcctgaataATGGGTTGTCTGGGATTGGGGAAGCAggtcgtcaggtggtaggggggcccAAGGCAATTTTTTACACCGGGGCCCTGGGGTTTCTAACTACGCAACTGGGCGGGTcattgctgcagccggtgatatgcTGAGTGCAGTGTGACATTTCGGGCACAATgggataataattaaaaaaaaaaactgttcactactcacagaaacatagaatgtgttggcatataagaactatttggcccatctagtctgcccagtaatctgaatcctatcaatagtccctgggcctatcttatatgaaggatagccttatgcctttccctatcttatatgaaggatagccttatacctatctctatgttatatgaaggatagccttatacctatctctatgttatatgaaggatagccttatacctatccctatcttatataaaggatagccttatgcctttccctatcttatatgaaggatagccttatgcctatctctatcttatatgaaggatagccttatgtctatctccatcttatatgaaggatagtcttatacctatctctatcttatatgaaggatagccttatgcttatcccatggatgtttaaactccttcactgtatttgcagcggccacttctgcaggaaggctattccatgtatccactgctctctcagtaaagtaatacttcctgatattactgcagaatcctttgcccctctaatttaaacatatgtcctcttgtggtagtttttcctctttttaacatgctctcctcctttaccgtgttataAAAgtcatcatatcccctctgtctcttctttcttatatacatgttaaggtcctttaacctttcctggtaagttctatcctgcaatccatgtagtagtttagtatcttctctgaactctctc is drawn from Hyla sarda isolate aHylSar1 chromosome 4, aHylSar1.hap1, whole genome shotgun sequence and contains these coding sequences:
- the PRNP gene encoding major prion protein homolog yields the protein MAKTFWIHLALIAILILMVASKKGGKSKGGGWSSGTNRNPSNPGNTGSNWNPSHTGNTGGNWNPHPPNPGWNTGGGWGNNYNPAGSNYNKQMKPPKTKTNMKMVAAGAAAGALGGFVLGNAISNMRYNFDNDMDSRYYNSYRNQMPNQVYRPTYQDRANVPEERFVTDCYNSSMTEYVIKPNEGKNVSEIDQTEVRVKSTIIRQLCVTEYRRGPQYSQAYDSGINLLLSQSLTFFITLFVYFVVE